The Nitrospira sp. genome contains a region encoding:
- a CDS encoding response regulator transcription factor codes for MKQPSTSIVLVDDHEMVRRGLRALLHLEPDMTIVGEAGTIADGVAIVERLNPQMVLLDVKLPDASVTEACRRLLAVAPKLRILVLTSYAEDTTVMAAVQNGAHGYVLKDVRMDDLIRAIRTVATGQGYLDPRVTQQALHWIRTSSHLGVTPQGVSRLSPQERLILPLLAEGKTNKEIAVQLRLSDKTVKNYLANIFDKLHVKRRTEAVAWFMKETHVPGAARSPKF; via the coding sequence ATGAAACAACCATCGACCAGCATCGTGCTTGTGGATGACCATGAGATGGTCCGCAGGGGCCTGCGCGCCCTGCTACACCTTGAACCGGATATGACGATCGTGGGAGAGGCCGGGACTATCGCGGACGGTGTGGCGATCGTTGAGCGGCTCAACCCTCAGATGGTCCTGCTTGATGTGAAACTTCCCGACGCTTCAGTCACTGAAGCCTGCCGACGGCTTCTGGCCGTTGCACCGAAGCTTCGGATTCTCGTCCTCACCAGTTACGCCGAGGATACCACGGTGATGGCTGCCGTTCAGAACGGGGCGCATGGATATGTGCTCAAGGATGTCCGCATGGATGACCTCATCCGCGCTATTCGCACCGTCGCCACCGGTCAGGGCTATCTGGACCCACGCGTAACCCAGCAGGCGCTCCACTGGATTCGGACCAGTTCACATCTGGGCGTGACTCCCCAAGGAGTCTCCCGATTATCCCCGCAAGAACGCCTCATTCTGCCTCTCCTGGCGGAAGGGAAAACAAACAAAGAGATTGCGGTCCAGCTTCGTTTGAGCGATAAGACCGTGAAAAACTACCTGGCGAATATCTTCGATAAGCTGCATGTCAAACGTCGAACGGAAGCCGTCGCCTGGTTTATGAAGGAAACGCACGTGCCCGGGGCCGCCCGAAGTCCGAAATTCTAG
- a CDS encoding PAS domain S-box protein, with protein sequence MGSPSNTDRALSVELAQLRHQVLELQQALATAGQDHLLAQAWALGAAQVGTWEWEARTNRVILSLETERIFGLLPGSFDGTYQGFIALVHPEDRQPFSAAMATAVEDRTFYRIEHRIMTPRGTIRWVACRGRAMCNGNKAVAGMVGTIEDITACQQSEPVQEGIQETREAHVRERATGSEQAVLDLKKEIERRQQAESALRASERCYQSLYEENPFMYFTLTPGGTVLSVNRFCADQLGYPKEDLIGQSILDVLDPKDRQTVLSQLKACAATPYSPLQWEVQKIRSDGTRLWVKERARAIHDQNGRILVLVVCEDITERRRAETQLHEASRLLYRLVEESAFPLVRLDREGRVISWNHAATRLFGWSEEEVLGRELPYVPPGEEATADALWQAGINGELAGPVELRRRRKDGQILDLLLWPVCVHDEFGQLSMAVGLYVDLSDLRRAEEAKVKSEARLRSFLDALDDLAFEFDRDGRYLNVWTRNEDKLLLPKHDLIGRHVTDVFGPEAGTHYLTAIRQVVDTGETAAVEYIVPLEGALRHFAGTLTLIPASGEHQATVGCIVRDITESRLAEEQLRESEMRWRALYEHAGVGIAQLELDGRFLRVNSHLCELLGFSSETMFRTKFQDLTHPDDLAANLDYFDELLAGKRPSYSMEKRYRRSDYTWTWVDLTVSLVRTASGNPAYFIAVVQHIDDRKQAETHLRESEQAIRSLHEATSHPGLTFDQRIQTVLEIGCRRFHLPIGFVTSVRGDQLELTHIWPSNGSFTPGMRMPLSQTCCGETLKANDVVCFSRVGASGWSNHPGYMSLGLECYIGTTLIDQQRPHGTICFMGPAPSPNRFSQADKDFLQLMARWVSGELLRRDSEQALKEQEALLRAVIETATDAIFMKDGDGRYRFINSAGALVIGKSTTEIIGKSDDAIFPPAIATRLMADDQKVFSGAVQRRFEEILPMKGESRTFYSIKTPHRDRTGRIVGLVGVSRDMTHVKRAEQALRLTQIAVDRSADLVFWIDKSARFLYVNDASCQRLGYTHEELLRMTVADIDPDHQMDRWPEHWEELRRSGRLRFESRHRAQSGETYPVEVVANFVAVEGREYNFAFVRDISERKRSYSLLQAAINSVADGLLVIDRHGAVTSVNQRFLHLWNIPHTLADNRDDTALLAFMADQLRDPQAFLRKVRELYTYREQESFDVLEFSDGRVFERFSRPQILAGEIVGRVWSFRDITEQKRSEKALRDSELRLQHFVAEAPVGLCILDQDWCTICANKALCELTGYEEHEIVGSTYALYTHPDDLSANIVLTDEFFRGVRSSYAYEKRYIRKSGEIIWVSVKATRIELSDKTGPFLLAAIQDITERKLATEEREQLSRDLHDNILQALYAVGMQLEAGKLSLGRSTRRSKAHMTQAVTQLNNLMVDVRRFIAPLTQRTPAKLDFGQALEQLTASMTGADHSTPELDIKTPVLSFITPQLGEQLLSIAREALSNSMRHARASRRWVYLSLMDNTIRLIIGDNGVGFASKRKRRTGHGLSNMAARAKRLLATFALDSAPGLGTTITVDIPLKKGTIYE encoded by the coding sequence ATGGGTTCGCCATCGAATACTGATAGGGCACTGTCCGTCGAACTTGCCCAATTACGGCATCAAGTCCTCGAACTGCAGCAGGCATTAGCCACTGCAGGGCAAGACCATCTCCTCGCACAAGCGTGGGCACTTGGGGCTGCCCAGGTCGGAACATGGGAATGGGAAGCCAGGACGAATCGTGTCATCTTGTCCTTGGAAACCGAACGAATCTTCGGTCTTCTTCCCGGATCCTTCGACGGCACCTATCAAGGATTCATCGCCCTCGTCCATCCAGAAGACCGTCAACCGTTCAGCGCCGCCATGGCGACGGCAGTGGAAGACCGGACGTTCTACCGCATCGAACATCGCATTATGACTCCGCGTGGAACCATCCGGTGGGTTGCGTGCCGCGGCCGGGCCATGTGCAACGGGAACAAAGCCGTGGCAGGCATGGTCGGCACTATTGAAGATATCACTGCGTGTCAACAGTCGGAACCGGTCCAAGAAGGCATTCAAGAAACTCGTGAAGCACATGTCCGTGAACGCGCCACAGGATCGGAACAGGCCGTGCTCGATCTCAAGAAGGAAATCGAGCGGAGACAACAGGCAGAATCAGCGCTCAGGGCCAGTGAGCGATGCTACCAATCGCTTTATGAAGAGAACCCATTCATGTATTTCACGCTGACTCCCGGCGGGACCGTGTTATCCGTGAACCGCTTTTGTGCCGATCAACTCGGATATCCCAAAGAAGATCTCATCGGCCAATCGATCCTGGACGTGCTCGACCCAAAAGATCGGCAGACCGTGCTGTCACAGCTCAAAGCCTGTGCGGCCACTCCATACTCGCCTTTACAATGGGAAGTTCAAAAGATCAGGAGCGACGGAACGCGGCTGTGGGTCAAGGAGCGGGCGCGCGCGATACACGACCAAAACGGCCGGATCCTTGTGCTCGTCGTCTGTGAAGACATTACAGAGCGCAGACGGGCTGAAACTCAGCTGCATGAAGCCTCCCGTTTGCTCTATAGGCTTGTCGAAGAATCGGCATTCCCACTCGTCCGTCTTGATCGTGAAGGACGGGTGATCAGCTGGAACCATGCTGCGACACGCCTGTTCGGTTGGTCTGAAGAGGAAGTGTTGGGGCGTGAGCTCCCTTATGTTCCTCCGGGTGAGGAAGCAACGGCCGATGCATTATGGCAAGCGGGGATCAACGGAGAGTTGGCCGGCCCGGTGGAGCTCAGACGCCGACGAAAAGACGGTCAGATACTCGACCTCCTCCTCTGGCCCGTCTGCGTCCATGACGAGTTCGGACAGCTCTCGATGGCCGTCGGCCTGTATGTCGATCTGTCGGACCTGAGGCGAGCCGAGGAGGCCAAGGTCAAGAGCGAAGCTCGCCTCCGCTCATTCCTGGACGCTCTGGACGACTTGGCGTTTGAATTCGACCGGGACGGCAGATATCTCAATGTGTGGACCCGGAACGAAGATAAACTTCTCCTTCCCAAACACGATCTCATCGGCAGACACGTCACGGATGTCTTTGGACCCGAAGCCGGGACGCATTATCTCACTGCGATTCGTCAGGTCGTCGATACAGGCGAAACAGCCGCAGTTGAATATATCGTACCATTGGAAGGGGCGTTACGACACTTTGCCGGGACCTTAACACTCATCCCGGCGAGTGGGGAGCACCAGGCCACAGTGGGTTGTATCGTGCGCGACATCACCGAAAGTCGCCTCGCCGAAGAGCAACTTCGGGAGAGCGAGATGCGCTGGAGAGCGCTCTATGAACATGCGGGAGTCGGAATTGCCCAGCTCGAGTTAGACGGACGATTCCTCCGAGTCAATTCGCACCTGTGCGAATTGTTGGGTTTTTCATCCGAGACGATGTTCCGGACAAAGTTTCAAGACCTCACCCATCCCGATGACCTTGCAGCCAATCTTGACTATTTCGACGAATTGCTCGCCGGCAAACGTCCTTCCTACTCGATGGAAAAGCGGTACCGTCGGAGCGACTACACCTGGACATGGGTCGACTTGACCGTCTCGCTGGTCCGGACTGCCTCCGGCAATCCGGCCTATTTCATCGCCGTTGTTCAGCATATCGATGATCGAAAGCAGGCAGAAACCCATTTGCGAGAAAGCGAACAGGCAATCCGATCCTTGCATGAAGCCACGTCACATCCTGGGCTCACCTTCGACCAGCGGATTCAAACCGTCTTGGAGATCGGCTGTCGCCGTTTTCACCTGCCCATCGGCTTCGTCACCAGTGTTCGCGGCGATCAACTGGAGCTGACGCACATTTGGCCATCAAATGGCTCTTTCACCCCCGGCATGCGCATGCCGTTGTCTCAGACCTGCTGCGGTGAGACTTTGAAGGCGAATGACGTCGTATGTTTTAGCCGTGTCGGAGCCTCAGGGTGGTCCAATCATCCCGGCTATATGAGCCTCGGACTTGAATGTTACATCGGCACCACATTGATCGATCAACAGCGTCCACACGGCACCATCTGCTTTATGGGACCCGCGCCTTCTCCTAACCGCTTTAGCCAAGCCGACAAGGATTTCTTACAACTCATGGCGCGCTGGGTCAGTGGAGAACTCCTGCGCAGAGATTCTGAGCAAGCCTTGAAAGAACAAGAAGCACTTTTGCGGGCGGTCATCGAAACGGCGACTGACGCGATTTTCATGAAGGATGGTGATGGACGCTACCGGTTCATCAATTCAGCCGGAGCGCTGGTCATTGGAAAGTCCACAACCGAAATTATTGGAAAGAGCGATGACGCAATCTTTCCTCCAGCCATCGCAACGCGTCTGATGGCCGATGATCAAAAAGTTTTTTCTGGAGCTGTGCAACGACGATTTGAGGAGATTCTCCCGATGAAGGGAGAATCTCGGACTTTCTATTCGATCAAAACCCCTCACCGAGATCGGACCGGCCGGATCGTCGGCTTGGTCGGCGTGTCACGTGACATGACCCACGTCAAACGTGCTGAGCAAGCCCTGCGTCTAACCCAGATCGCTGTCGACCGGTCCGCCGACCTCGTCTTTTGGATCGACAAATCAGCGCGCTTTCTCTACGTCAACGACGCGTCCTGTCAGCGGCTGGGGTACACACATGAAGAACTCCTCCGCATGACCGTTGCCGATATCGATCCCGATCATCAGATGGACCGGTGGCCGGAACATTGGGAAGAGCTGCGCCGGTCAGGCCGTCTCCGCTTCGAATCACGACACCGTGCTCAATCGGGAGAAACCTATCCCGTCGAAGTTGTCGCCAATTTCGTTGCCGTCGAAGGCCGTGAATACAACTTCGCCTTCGTTCGCGACATCTCCGAGCGGAAACGCTCGTATTCACTCCTGCAAGCCGCCATCAATTCAGTAGCCGACGGTTTACTCGTCATCGATCGACACGGCGCGGTGACGAGTGTCAACCAGCGCTTCCTGCATCTATGGAATATTCCACACACACTGGCCGACAACCGAGACGATACGGCATTGCTGGCGTTTATGGCGGACCAGCTTCGGGACCCTCAAGCCTTCTTGCGGAAGGTTCGCGAGCTCTACACATATCGTGAACAAGAAAGCTTCGATGTGCTTGAGTTCAGCGACGGGCGCGTCTTCGAGCGCTTTTCGCGACCCCAGATTCTCGCCGGGGAAATCGTCGGCCGTGTCTGGAGTTTTCGTGATATTACCGAACAGAAACGTTCCGAGAAAGCGCTGCGTGATAGCGAGCTGAGGCTCCAGCATTTTGTCGCGGAAGCTCCGGTCGGGCTGTGTATTCTGGATCAGGACTGGTGCACGATCTGCGCCAACAAAGCCCTGTGTGAGTTGACGGGATATGAAGAGCATGAAATCGTCGGAAGCACGTACGCCCTGTATACGCACCCGGATGATCTCTCGGCCAACATCGTATTGACGGATGAGTTTTTTCGGGGAGTCCGATCGAGCTACGCCTATGAAAAACGGTACATTAGGAAATCAGGTGAAATCATTTGGGTCTCAGTCAAGGCGACTCGTATCGAGCTATCGGACAAGACCGGACCCTTTCTCCTTGCCGCAATTCAGGATATCACCGAGCGAAAGCTGGCGACTGAGGAACGAGAGCAATTGAGCCGGGATCTGCACGATAACATTCTGCAAGCGCTCTATGCCGTCGGTATGCAATTGGAGGCCGGCAAGCTCTCCTTGGGACGCTCCACGCGCCGGTCGAAAGCGCATATGACTCAAGCCGTCACCCAACTCAACAACCTGATGGTCGATGTTCGGCGCTTCATTGCCCCATTGACCCAACGGACGCCCGCGAAGTTGGACTTCGGACAAGCGCTGGAACAACTGACCGCTTCGATGACAGGCGCCGACCATTCCACACCTGAGCTGGACATCAAGACTCCTGTCCTGTCCTTCATCACTCCCCAACTGGGAGAGCAACTCCTCAGTATCGCGCGCGAGGCTCTCAGCAATAGCATGCGCCACGCCCGTGCCTCCCGTCGATGGGTATATCTGAGTCTGATGGATAATACGATCCGCTTGATTATCGGCGACAACGGCGTCGGCTTTGCTTCCAAGCGCAAGCGTCGCACAGGTCACGGACTCAGCAATATGGCAGCCCGCGCCAAACGCCTCCTTGCCACGTTTGCTCTCGATAGCGCGCCGGGGCTGGGCACAACTATTACCGTGGATATTCCATTGAAAAAGGGCACTATCTATGAATAG
- a CDS encoding response regulator transcription factor has product MNRSPLIRLVIVDDHEVVRIGLCAVLNLTPGMKVVGQGKRMEEAKKLCLRLKPDLVLLDIRLPDGSGVDAAREILTTCPQTRVLFLTSFADDHTVLEAILAGAHGYILKDIASKALVRAIRTVASGQALIDPRLTKHTLEWLKNLYSEPGQSKRPLLSPQEQRLLPLVARGLTNKEIAHDLRLSEKTIKNYLSNIYSKLSIGRRSQIAAFYAGSFKGSGSQLPVDTH; this is encoded by the coding sequence ATGAATAGATCCCCACTGATTCGGCTGGTCATCGTAGATGATCATGAAGTGGTGCGCATCGGTCTCTGCGCTGTCCTCAATCTCACACCCGGGATGAAGGTCGTGGGGCAGGGAAAGCGAATGGAGGAAGCGAAAAAACTCTGCCTCCGGCTCAAGCCGGATCTCGTGTTGCTGGACATCCGACTACCGGACGGGAGCGGAGTGGACGCCGCCCGAGAAATTCTTACGACGTGTCCCCAAACCCGTGTGCTGTTCCTGACGAGTTTTGCGGATGATCATACCGTGTTGGAAGCGATTCTTGCCGGCGCTCACGGATACATCCTCAAAGACATCGCTTCCAAGGCTCTCGTGCGTGCCATTCGGACCGTGGCTTCCGGACAAGCGCTCATTGACCCGCGGTTGACAAAACATACGCTGGAATGGCTGAAGAATCTGTACAGTGAGCCGGGGCAATCGAAGCGCCCGCTCCTTTCTCCTCAGGAGCAACGGCTTCTGCCCTTGGTCGCGAGAGGCCTGACGAATAAAGAGATCGCGCATGATCTACGGCTGAGCGAAAAGACCATCAAAAACTACCTCTCAAATATCTATTCAAAGCTGAGTATCGGACGACGGTCGCAGATTGCCGCCTTCTATGCCGGA